One stretch of Oceanipulchritudo coccoides DNA includes these proteins:
- a CDS encoding ABC transporter ATP-binding protein, with translation MTAPDDHAIQLRNVSKVYRIPAKGRESFLGSMTVMFDALLGNYGKRHGTFRQFDALEPLDVMIGRGESMAIVGRNGSGKSTLLQIIAGTLRATTGTVQVNGSLCALLELGSGFNPEFTGMENIYLNGAMLGLERKRIENKLEDILAFAEIGEFVDQPVRTYSSGMRLRLAFAVITAVDPEILIIDEALSVGDAFFQSRCVRWLEDYLERGNTFICVSHDMFMIQRLCRRGIVLDDGRKAFEGDISDAANLYYRLHGKGAKVGGRLLDKDEPADEEDKDDEDDLVSVKDEAGWWLLNLRIKERTGNQQVTIEKVWTQPNLQEGIPSGKWLKVKIQVRAREPIELFHFGFGFRDRSGQLIGGYHSFYEEKSVAIESAGQGKIITCEFKLDLKPQMYLLVIGLAINHTADDWQDLDCIWDCAKVLVTGQETFWGLAPLPMRGFTAEDL, from the coding sequence ATGACCGCACCTGATGATCATGCAATTCAACTGAGGAATGTTTCCAAGGTTTACCGGATTCCCGCCAAAGGCCGCGAATCATTCCTGGGATCCATGACGGTCATGTTTGATGCCCTTCTGGGGAATTACGGGAAGCGCCACGGGACATTCCGGCAGTTTGACGCCTTGGAGCCGCTTGATGTAATGATTGGACGTGGCGAAAGCATGGCCATTGTTGGCCGGAACGGATCGGGCAAATCCACTCTCCTGCAGATTATCGCGGGCACCCTCCGGGCAACGACGGGAACCGTTCAGGTGAATGGCAGCCTTTGTGCGCTTCTTGAGCTTGGGTCGGGCTTCAATCCTGAATTCACGGGAATGGAGAACATTTATCTCAATGGAGCGATGCTCGGGCTCGAACGCAAACGCATCGAGAACAAGCTGGAGGACATTCTTGCCTTTGCGGAAATCGGGGAGTTTGTCGATCAACCTGTCCGGACTTATTCTTCCGGGATGCGCTTACGGCTCGCCTTCGCGGTGATTACAGCGGTGGATCCGGAAATCCTGATCATTGATGAAGCCCTCTCAGTGGGTGATGCCTTTTTTCAATCCCGGTGCGTGCGATGGTTGGAGGATTATCTGGAGCGGGGAAACACCTTCATCTGCGTTTCCCACGACATGTTCATGATCCAGCGCTTGTGCCGGCGGGGAATTGTCCTTGATGACGGACGGAAGGCTTTTGAGGGAGATATTTCAGATGCCGCAAACTTGTATTACCGCCTGCACGGCAAGGGGGCGAAGGTTGGGGGCCGCCTCCTCGACAAGGATGAGCCCGCCGATGAGGAGGACAAGGATGACGAGGACGACCTGGTCTCGGTGAAGGACGAAGCAGGGTGGTGGTTATTGAATTTGAGGATCAAGGAGCGCACCGGAAACCAGCAAGTCACGATTGAGAAGGTATGGACCCAACCCAACCTCCAGGAGGGAATTCCTTCGGGCAAATGGCTGAAGGTAAAGATCCAGGTCAGGGCGCGTGAACCCATTGAGCTTTTTCACTTTGGTTTTGGATTTCGCGACCGCAGTGGTCAGCTAATTGGAGGATATCATTCCTTCTATGAGGAAAAAAGTGTCGCTATTGAGAGCGCTGGTCAGGGAAAAATCATTACCTGTGAGTTCAAGCTCGATCTGAAGCCGCAGATGTATCTCCTTGTGATTGGACTGGCGATTAACCACACCGCTGACGACTGGCAAGATCTTGACTGCATCTGGGATTGTGCCAAGGTTCTGGTCACGGGGCAGGAAACATTCTGGGGTCTTGCGCCTTTGCCCATGCGTGGTTTTACTGCTGAGGATCTTTAA
- a CDS encoding class I SAM-dependent methyltransferase, with translation MALERVNPFEEEDRFAVDHLLRYLWARPLVEKKRTVDIACGLGFGTVMLAENNEAEIIGVDSDGDTINRCLELWDHPSVSFKQGLIEEVPELVSGQVDCLVSFETLEHIPDPKAGLAAIKRLLGEQGLFIGSVPGETDLYEENEFHLHSYNEQRLGTLLQNEFKNSVILKQRFHLASIVDSAGSSIPDVVSFETMDAARIDFGKTTETSDSLVFLASDAPLPDAFGHKIALSRQAWFKDFVRAQTYASELKSLSHKYTDLFSRHNKLFFEHGELQRKFTNVLGWGKYHYEVVAGKQPEQHYMETIEKAQSAREEALRAEVQALQAEIRDLKEQKQEESVPEEETRKVQDEFFSGYKKLNTPSVEDPQ, from the coding sequence ATGGCACTTGAACGCGTTAACCCTTTTGAAGAGGAAGATCGATTTGCAGTGGACCACTTGTTGCGGTACCTCTGGGCAAGGCCATTGGTTGAGAAAAAGAGGACGGTTGATATTGCCTGTGGGTTGGGGTTTGGAACAGTCATGTTGGCTGAGAACAATGAAGCCGAGATCATTGGGGTGGATTCCGACGGGGACACGATTAACCGTTGCCTGGAGCTTTGGGACCATCCCAGCGTCAGCTTTAAACAAGGACTTATCGAGGAGGTTCCCGAGCTGGTTTCAGGTCAGGTGGACTGTCTTGTTTCATTTGAAACACTGGAGCACATTCCCGACCCAAAGGCCGGATTGGCGGCAATCAAGAGACTGCTGGGCGAGCAGGGTCTGTTCATTGGATCTGTTCCCGGCGAGACCGACCTGTACGAGGAAAACGAATTTCATCTCCACTCATACAATGAACAACGCTTGGGCACGCTTCTTCAAAATGAGTTTAAGAACAGCGTGATTCTCAAGCAGCGGTTCCACCTGGCTTCAATTGTTGATTCTGCCGGGTCGTCAATTCCTGACGTGGTCTCCTTCGAAACAATGGACGCGGCGAGAATTGATTTCGGAAAAACAACCGAAACAAGCGACTCCCTTGTTTTTCTGGCCTCTGATGCACCCCTTCCTGATGCCTTTGGCCACAAGATCGCACTATCCCGTCAGGCCTGGTTCAAGGACTTTGTCCGTGCCCAGACTTACGCCAGTGAATTAAAGTCCCTTTCCCACAAGTACACGGATCTTTTCAGCCGCCACAACAAGTTGTTTTTCGAGCACGGCGAACTGCAAAGAAAGTTTACGAATGTCCTCGGGTGGGGAAAATATCACTACGAGGTAGTCGCAGGTAAACAACCCGAACAGCATTACATGGAAACCATTGAGAAAGCCCAGTCTGCAAGGGAGGAAGCGCTTCGAGCCGAAGTGCAGGCCCTGCAAGCCGAGATCCGGGACTTGAAGGAGCAAAAGCAGGAGGAGTCGGTTCCCGAGGAAGAGACGCGCAAGGTGCAGGATGAGTTTTTCAGCGGTTACAAAAAATTAAACACACCATCCGTGGAAGATCCACAATGA
- a CDS encoding ABC transporter permease: protein MSSSHANTASRWTNVGELLRQLTVREVAETIKGSALGILWLVFNPILSMCLYLVVFGVLFGGSFGQVENESSISYAIGIYIGLSMVNLVNETIAKSTNNLLRNRNLIKKVVFPLEILPIVQVLGTAFKVAINACLWIIMGLFFGSVLSWEILYMPVIFLPMMGLALGLSAMISALSVYFRDLQQLTNVMSQIVFWSSGVFYSSIKVMEFPQIWTFLKWNPVLLATENLRAIVLWGIAPDLVQIAYLYGFSALFLVGGFFLFARLKSGFPDFL from the coding sequence ATGAGTTCTTCCCACGCAAATACCGCCTCACGCTGGACCAATGTCGGTGAACTGCTTCGCCAGTTGACCGTCAGGGAGGTTGCTGAGACGATCAAGGGCAGCGCCCTGGGCATCCTCTGGCTGGTTTTTAATCCCATCCTCAGCATGTGCCTCTACCTGGTGGTGTTCGGCGTGCTTTTTGGCGGTTCGTTCGGGCAGGTGGAAAACGAATCCTCAATCAGCTACGCCATCGGGATCTACATCGGGCTCAGTATGGTAAACCTCGTCAACGAGACCATCGCCAAGTCCACAAATAACCTGCTCCGCAACAGAAACCTCATTAAAAAAGTCGTTTTCCCGCTCGAGATACTGCCCATTGTCCAAGTCCTCGGGACCGCCTTCAAGGTCGCGATAAATGCCTGCCTTTGGATTATCATGGGGCTTTTCTTTGGCTCTGTGCTCAGCTGGGAGATTCTTTACATGCCGGTCATTTTCCTGCCCATGATGGGCCTTGCGCTCGGACTTTCGGCCATGATCAGCGCCCTGAGCGTCTATTTCCGTGATCTTCAGCAGCTCACCAACGTCATGAGCCAGATTGTCTTCTGGTCCAGCGGGGTCTTTTACAGTTCCATCAAAGTCATGGAATTTCCCCAAATTTGGACCTTTCTCAAGTGGAATCCGGTTCTCCTGGCCACTGAGAATCTCCGGGCCATCGTGCTCTGGGGAATTGCCCCGGATCTGGTCCAGATCGCCTATTTGTACGGCTTTTCGGCCCTGTTCCTCGTCGGTGGGTTTTTCCTGTTTGCCCGGCTGAAAAGCGGATTTCCCGACTTTCTTTGA